The Streptomyces sp. RKAG293 genome includes a region encoding these proteins:
- a CDS encoding SpoIIE family protein phosphatase, translating into MCETADGESDRSARDNDQDKDQARKHDQGRDQGQDQGRDQDPDAAGDDVDGAERAQFSALLEDSAEDLYDNAPCGYLSTLLDGRIAKVNTTLLDWLGHTRAELVGRKRFADLLTVGGRLYHETHFAPLLAMQGQISGIALELKAADGSRLPVLVTSVVKTGTDGQPLLIRTTVFDARDRRAYEQELLRARKEAERAHEVAEAERMRLHQVLAILQNSLLPPALPQVPGVEAAAYYHTASADQLGGDFYDLFALGDGRWGFFLGDVCGKGPEAAAVTSLIRYTLRAASLRAGDPAEALDTLNTALLERYTGNDPRYCTTIAGTLTPRGGDLHVTVASGGHPPALLLRADGTAHYLPTPGGMLVGIMPRPHFTSATTVLHPGDTLLLYTDGLTEARTADGPRYSEDALHAFAGTLAPAGAQQTVNAMTGLLESFGDGLDDDTALLALGIPARDTHTGGAR; encoded by the coding sequence ATGTGCGAGACCGCGGACGGCGAGTCCGACCGCTCGGCCCGCGACAACGATCAGGACAAGGACCAGGCAAGGAAGCACGACCAAGGCCGGGACCAAGGCCAGGACCAAGGCCGGGACCAGGACCCGGACGCGGCCGGCGACGACGTGGACGGCGCAGAGCGGGCGCAGTTCTCGGCGCTGCTGGAGGACAGCGCCGAGGACCTGTACGACAACGCTCCGTGCGGATACCTGTCGACGCTGCTCGACGGCCGGATCGCCAAGGTGAACACGACGCTGCTGGACTGGCTCGGCCACACCCGCGCCGAGCTGGTCGGCCGCAAGCGCTTCGCTGATCTGCTGACGGTGGGCGGCAGGCTCTACCACGAGACGCACTTCGCTCCATTGCTGGCGATGCAGGGTCAGATCTCCGGAATCGCCCTGGAGCTCAAGGCCGCCGACGGCAGCCGTCTGCCGGTCCTCGTCACCTCGGTGGTCAAGACCGGTACGGACGGGCAGCCGCTGCTGATCCGCACCACCGTCTTCGACGCCCGCGACCGCCGCGCCTACGAGCAGGAGCTGCTGCGCGCCCGCAAGGAGGCCGAGCGGGCCCACGAGGTCGCCGAGGCCGAGCGGATGCGTCTGCACCAGGTGCTGGCCATCCTGCAGAACAGCCTCCTGCCGCCGGCTCTGCCGCAGGTGCCGGGTGTGGAGGCCGCCGCGTACTACCACACCGCCTCCGCCGACCAGCTGGGCGGCGACTTCTACGACCTGTTCGCGCTCGGCGACGGCCGGTGGGGCTTCTTCCTCGGCGACGTCTGCGGCAAGGGCCCCGAGGCCGCCGCGGTCACCTCGCTGATCCGCTACACGCTGCGCGCCGCGTCTCTGCGCGCCGGCGACCCGGCCGAGGCCCTGGACACCCTCAACACCGCGCTGCTCGAGCGCTACACGGGCAACGACCCCCGCTACTGCACCACCATCGCCGGCACCCTCACCCCGCGCGGCGGCGATCTCCACGTCACGGTGGCCAGCGGCGGTCACCCGCCCGCACTGCTGCTGCGTGCCGATGGCACCGCGCACTATCTCCCCACCCCAGGCGGCATGCTCGTCGGCATCATGCCCCGTCCGCACTTCACCTCGGCCACCACCGTCCTGCACCCGGGCGACACGCTGCTGCTCTACACCGACGGTCTGACCGAGGCGCGCACCGCCGACGGCCCCCGGTACAGCGAGGACGCCCTGCACGCCTTCGCCGGGACCCTGGCGCCGGCCGGCGCCCAGCAGACCGTCAACGCCATGACCGGCCTGTTGGAGAGCTTCGGGGACGGTCTGGACGACGACACCGCCCTGCTCGCCCTCGGCATTCCCGCTCGCGACACCCACACCGGCGGCGCACGATGA
- a CDS encoding STAS domain-containing protein yields the protein MTDLNLTTRQTPAGAVLAVAGDLDHASAGRFRSAVALIALQPGQLLIVDFGGLTFCDSSGITALIAARHQVHEQGADITLTEVPAATVRILRLLGLDQIFRIQPAPGPDTGPVG from the coding sequence ATGACCGATCTGAACCTCACCACCCGACAGACGCCCGCCGGCGCGGTGCTGGCCGTGGCCGGCGATCTCGACCACGCGAGCGCCGGCCGGTTCCGTAGCGCCGTGGCCCTCATAGCCCTGCAGCCCGGGCAACTGCTGATCGTGGATTTCGGCGGTCTGACCTTCTGCGACTCCAGCGGCATCACCGCGCTCATCGCCGCCCGTCACCAGGTCCATGAGCAGGGCGCCGACATCACGCTGACGGAGGTGCCCGCAGCAACCGTCCGCATCCTGCGCCTCCTCGGCCTGGACCAGATTTTCCGCATACAGCCAGCACCCGGCCCGGACACCGGCCCCGTCGGCTGA
- a CDS encoding MerR family transcriptional regulator has translation MSEQTPATPAERFDDEDYPAYTMGRAAEMIGTNAAFLRAIGEARLITPLRSEGGHRRYSRYQLRIAARARELVDEGTTIETACRIVALEDQLEEALALNEELRRRSH, from the coding sequence ATGAGCGAGCAGACCCCCGCGACCCCCGCGGAACGGTTCGACGATGAGGACTACCCCGCCTACACCATGGGCCGGGCCGCCGAGATGATCGGCACCAATGCCGCGTTCCTGCGGGCGATCGGCGAGGCCCGTCTGATCACCCCGCTGCGCTCCGAGGGCGGCCACCGCCGCTACTCCCGTTACCAACTGCGCATCGCCGCCCGGGCCCGCGAACTCGTCGACGAGGGCACCACGATCGAGACCGCGTGCCGCATCGTGGCGCTGGAGGACCAGCTCGAAGAGGCGCTGGCGCTCAACGAGGAACTGCGCCGGCGTTCCCACTGA